In Chromobacterium rhizoryzae, one genomic interval encodes:
- a CDS encoding PAAR domain-containing protein codes for MAARAIVREGDTTSHGGTVLESFPNFNIYGKNASGIGHRGYCPQCKTEFVIVAGAQNVIFMGKNVAVEGMLTSCGAVLIASQSQATVDTDPGAAKRVPGPLSAMIAAGAPMLAQGPNWIEFALPAQENYQGLACTINFNDGSSKDMTFDQASCLRIDSMAEVAGVHVEIPDDEDNGECLFNQFINLIEG; via the coding sequence ATGGCTGCGCGCGCAATCGTCCGGGAGGGCGATACCACTTCACATGGCGGCACCGTGCTGGAGTCATTCCCCAACTTCAATATCTATGGCAAGAACGCATCCGGCATCGGCCACCGTGGCTACTGTCCGCAGTGCAAGACAGAGTTCGTCATCGTGGCCGGGGCGCAAAACGTCATCTTCATGGGCAAGAATGTGGCGGTGGAAGGGATGCTCACTTCCTGCGGCGCAGTCCTGATTGCCTCCCAGTCTCAAGCCACGGTAGATACCGACCCTGGCGCAGCCAAGAGGGTGCCGGGGCCGCTGAGCGCGATGATTGCGGCGGGAGCGCCCATGCTGGCGCAAGGCCCGAACTGGATCGAGTTCGCTTTGCCCGCCCAGGAGAACTACCAAGGCTTGGCCTGCACGATCAACTTCAACGACGGCAGTTCCAAAGACATGACGTTTGACCAGGCCAGCTGCTTGCGGATTGACTCCATGGCCGAGGTGGCGGGTGTCCATGTGGAAATTCCGGATGACGAAGATAATGGCGAATGCCTCTTTAACCAATTCATTAATCTGATTGAGGGCTGA
- a CDS encoding EAL domain-containing protein: MDILPDRFEAKLRVAIAVAMLFVAALSLSIWKVVDNASQAAHWLANSVLVMDQLAHIRGDTTQVEMSTQNYRLTGDESNLKERDRAIDARERLLAQLRVRVGDSPEQLKRWMALRRVVNQRLAISREVERLYRQQGGTAASAYATQAPLRASRTQVYRLLDEMDREEHHVLERRQIDYERSQQWQLWWNGLSGITLYLLLAGTFFMVRRQWRALKASREALASSEESLAATLHSIGDAVVSVNAAGLITRCNRVAELLTGWPAAEAVGVPLSQILTVRRDKDDRAIDLLACGTRMVTQALHMPESWHGELVARDGRQCPISYTVAPIIASGGQLNGVVVVFHDSTAERDARLTILAQNALLTERVQDRSLRLVESEAHLDAILSAVPVLIAYVNADRLYVYVNEQYRQRFAPERVNITGCAVKEILGEERYDIACPRIDKALAGEPLDYDWQPFPGVWQNIRYVPKRNEQEEVIGYYVLGIDVTERKAAEEHIQLLNNELSQQVRELEHVSRALRTLSAGNRAMLRAKDEQELLDSSCRAIVEAGGYDTAVIWYGDGEAQELQPMAQCGFAGGLDELKGIVLGRADAAGGISITPTAVRTGKVQLARDMQNDSRYGALRALMYGAASGLACPLRVDGRVIGALTIYDKQADTFDDDEIDLLIEASADLAFGIGSLRAQREREQARAAMQQMLRHDQLTGLPNMLQFEEALTLAVVHASQEGRMLAVLQFNIERLGEINEVLGFAQGDQVLREFGARLRACLPAAALAARVRGDEFAVLLPGADAQEALVLVTAVTWTMTTAFEVAGLTLDVAARVGIALFPQHGGNVHDLLRHMGKAAQQAKQRGVAYCLYEPGKGETQAERLTLARELRHAIAQGELRLYLQPKVSLADGRICGAEALVRWQHPQHGLLGPSAFIDIAERSGLIHPLTEWVITATLELLQAWQRQRLMLPIAVNLSVRNLQDDALPDKLRLWQEQRSIRTGLLELEITESSVMLDPELALALLHELRCAGVALYVDDFGTGYSSLSYLQKLPVDYIKIDQSFVMNMSQDKDSAMIVKSTIELVHHLGRLVVAEGVESAADWQSLRELGCDYAQGYFIAAPMPAEQFAAWTTTFRAP, encoded by the coding sequence GTGGACATTTTGCCAGACCGATTTGAAGCCAAGTTGCGAGTCGCCATTGCCGTTGCCATGTTGTTTGTAGCGGCGCTGTCGCTTTCCATCTGGAAGGTTGTCGACAACGCCAGTCAAGCCGCGCACTGGCTGGCGAACAGCGTTCTGGTCATGGACCAGTTGGCGCATATCCGCGGCGATACCACGCAAGTGGAAATGAGCACTCAGAACTATCGTCTGACAGGCGATGAATCCAATTTAAAGGAGCGCGACAGGGCAATTGACGCACGCGAGCGCTTGCTGGCGCAGCTTCGTGTGCGAGTCGGCGATAGCCCGGAACAGCTTAAGCGTTGGATGGCTCTGCGCAGAGTCGTCAATCAGCGATTGGCAATCTCCCGTGAGGTTGAGCGCTTGTATCGCCAGCAGGGCGGAACCGCAGCCAGCGCCTATGCGACGCAAGCGCCGCTACGCGCCTCCCGCACACAGGTATATCGCTTGCTGGACGAAATGGACCGGGAAGAGCACCACGTGTTGGAACGGAGGCAGATCGATTATGAGCGCTCACAGCAGTGGCAGCTATGGTGGAACGGCCTGAGCGGCATCACGCTTTACCTGCTGCTGGCCGGGACTTTTTTCATGGTGCGGCGGCAATGGCGGGCGCTCAAGGCCAGCCGGGAGGCATTGGCGTCCAGCGAGGAAAGCCTGGCCGCCACGCTGCATTCGATTGGGGACGCGGTTGTTTCCGTCAATGCGGCTGGCTTGATTACCCGTTGCAACCGGGTGGCCGAGTTGCTCACGGGTTGGCCTGCCGCCGAGGCCGTCGGCGTGCCCCTGTCACAGATATTGACCGTGCGGCGGGATAAAGACGACCGGGCTATCGATTTATTGGCGTGCGGCACAAGAATGGTGACTCAGGCCTTGCACATGCCGGAGTCCTGGCATGGGGAACTGGTGGCGCGCGACGGCCGGCAGTGCCCGATCAGCTACACCGTGGCCCCGATTATCGCCAGCGGCGGTCAACTGAACGGCGTGGTGGTCGTATTCCATGACTCCACCGCGGAACGGGATGCCCGGCTGACCATACTGGCGCAGAATGCCCTGCTTACCGAGAGAGTGCAGGACCGGTCCTTGCGCTTGGTGGAAAGCGAGGCGCATCTGGACGCCATCCTCAGCGCAGTGCCGGTGCTGATTGCCTATGTCAATGCCGATCGCCTCTATGTGTATGTCAACGAACAGTACCGGCAGCGCTTTGCGCCAGAGCGCGTGAACATCACCGGCTGCGCCGTGAAGGAAATTCTGGGGGAAGAGCGTTACGACATAGCCTGTCCGCGCATTGACAAGGCGCTGGCAGGCGAGCCGCTGGACTATGACTGGCAGCCTTTTCCAGGGGTTTGGCAAAACATACGCTATGTGCCCAAACGCAATGAGCAGGAGGAGGTGATCGGTTATTACGTGCTGGGCATCGACGTCACCGAGCGCAAGGCGGCAGAGGAGCATATCCAGCTGCTCAACAACGAACTGTCTCAGCAAGTGCGCGAGCTGGAGCATGTTTCCCGCGCCTTGCGTACCCTCAGCGCTGGCAACCGCGCCATGTTGCGCGCCAAGGACGAGCAGGAGTTGCTGGACAGCAGCTGCCGGGCCATTGTTGAGGCCGGCGGTTACGACACGGCGGTGATCTGGTATGGCGACGGAGAGGCGCAAGAGCTACAGCCGATGGCTCAATGCGGCTTTGCCGGCGGGCTGGACGAACTGAAAGGCATTGTCCTGGGCAGAGCCGATGCCGCCGGCGGCATCAGCATCACGCCGACTGCCGTGCGTACCGGCAAGGTGCAACTGGCGCGCGACATGCAGAACGACAGCCGGTATGGGGCGCTGCGGGCCTTGATGTATGGGGCGGCATCCGGCCTGGCCTGCCCGTTGCGGGTGGACGGCCGCGTGATCGGCGCCCTGACCATTTACGACAAGCAGGCGGATACCTTTGACGACGACGAGATTGATTTGCTGATTGAGGCCAGCGCCGATCTCGCGTTCGGCATCGGCTCCTTGCGTGCGCAGCGGGAACGAGAGCAGGCCCGCGCAGCCATGCAGCAAATGCTGCGCCATGATCAACTGACCGGCCTGCCCAATATGTTGCAGTTTGAAGAGGCATTGACGCTGGCCGTTGTGCACGCCAGCCAGGAGGGCCGCATGCTGGCCGTGCTGCAGTTCAATATCGAGCGGCTGGGGGAAATCAACGAGGTGCTCGGCTTTGCGCAGGGCGACCAGGTATTGCGTGAGTTTGGCGCTCGCCTGAGGGCTTGCCTGCCCGCCGCCGCGTTGGCCGCGCGCGTGCGAGGCGACGAATTTGCGGTCTTGCTCCCCGGCGCCGACGCGCAAGAGGCCTTGGTGCTGGTCACGGCGGTCACCTGGACGATGACCACCGCTTTTGAAGTGGCGGGGCTGACCCTGGACGTTGCTGCAAGAGTGGGAATCGCGCTGTTCCCTCAACATGGGGGGAACGTACACGATTTGTTGCGTCATATGGGCAAGGCCGCACAGCAGGCCAAGCAGCGAGGGGTGGCTTATTGCCTGTACGAACCGGGCAAGGGCGAGACGCAGGCGGAGCGGCTGACGCTGGCCAGAGAACTCCGCCATGCCATAGCGCAGGGCGAGCTGCGGCTATACCTGCAGCCCAAGGTCAGCCTGGCCGATGGCCGGATCTGCGGCGCCGAGGCCTTGGTGCGCTGGCAGCATCCGCAGCACGGCTTGTTGGGGCCCAGCGCCTTCATTGATATCGCTGAGCGGTCCGGGCTTATCCACCCGCTGACCGAGTGGGTCATTACGGCAACGCTGGAGCTTCTGCAAGCCTGGCAGAGGCAGCGGCTGATGCTGCCCATCGCGGTCAATTTATCGGTGCGCAATCTGCAAGACGACGCCTTGCCGGACAAGCTGCGGCTTTGGCAGGAACAGCGTTCGATTCGCACCGGCTTGCTGGAGCTGGAAATCACGGAAAGCTCCGTGATGCTGGACCCGGAGCTGGCGCTGGCCTTGTTGCATGAACTGCGATGCGCTGGTGTCGCACTGTATGTGGATGATTTTGGCACCGGCTACTCGTCGTTGAGCTATCTGCAAAAACTGCCGGTGGATTACATCAAGATTGATCAGTCTTTTGTGATGAATATGTCGCAGGACAAAGACTCCGCCATGATCGTGAAATCCACCATCGAACTTGTCCACCATCTGGGACGGCTGGTGGTGGCGGAGGGAGTGGAGTCCGCCGCTGACTGGCAGAGCCTGCGTGAGCTGGGCTGCGACTATGCTCAGGGGTATTTTATTGCCGCGCCGATGCCGGCTGAGCAGTTCGCCGCCTGGACCACCACATTCCGGGCGCCATAA
- the licT gene encoding BglG family transcription antiterminator LicT, giving the protein MKISKILNNNAALVLDEHQHELVAMGCGLGFQKRPGDALDPARIEKLFALQNHELTSRLSEVLSGIPAEVMAVCADILSLAKKQLGKLPEEVYLALLDHCHFAIERQRQGIALHNALQWEMRRLYPREFALGQQALMLIEQRLGLSLPEDEAGFIAWHLTNAQISTEALGMQAISQLMQQILRIVTYQQGRELDEQMLNYHRFIAHLKFFAQRVLSQQTLPVGDASLHAAVKASYPQAWRSAESVRGFIWEQYQKELELDEMMFLAIHISRL; this is encoded by the coding sequence ATGAAAATCAGCAAAATCTTGAACAACAACGCGGCCCTCGTGTTGGACGAACACCAGCATGAGTTGGTGGCCATGGGCTGCGGCCTGGGGTTCCAAAAGCGCCCGGGAGACGCGCTGGACCCGGCCCGGATCGAAAAACTCTTCGCCTTGCAAAACCATGAGCTGACATCCCGCTTGAGCGAAGTCTTGAGCGGCATCCCCGCGGAGGTGATGGCGGTGTGCGCCGATATCCTCAGCCTGGCGAAAAAGCAATTGGGCAAACTGCCCGAGGAGGTGTATCTGGCGCTGCTGGATCACTGCCATTTCGCGATTGAACGCCAGCGCCAGGGCATTGCCCTCCACAACGCGCTGCAATGGGAAATGCGCAGGCTCTACCCAAGAGAGTTCGCCCTTGGCCAGCAAGCGCTGATGCTGATTGAGCAGCGCCTGGGTCTGAGCCTGCCGGAAGATGAAGCGGGGTTCATCGCCTGGCATTTGACCAATGCCCAAATATCAACCGAGGCTCTCGGGATGCAAGCCATTTCCCAATTGATGCAGCAGATACTCCGGATTGTCACCTACCAGCAAGGGCGTGAGCTTGACGAGCAAATGCTGAACTACCACCGCTTCATTGCCCACCTGAAGTTTTTTGCGCAACGCGTGTTGTCGCAGCAGACATTGCCTGTTGGAGACGCCTCCTTGCATGCGGCGGTGAAGGCAAGCTACCCGCAGGCGTGGCGCAGCGCGGAAAGCGTTAGAGGCTTTATTTGGGAGCAGTACCAGAAGGAACTTGAGTTGGACGAGATGATGTTCCTCGCCATTCACATCAGCCGCCTGTAA
- a CDS encoding beta-glucoside-specific PTS transporter subunit IIABC — translation MDILAKLIVAGVGGKDNILSLVHCATRLRFKLRNPGLAHAESLNSLPDVLIALESGGQFQVVIGNRVAEVYAEIQPLMGAQEDADKEEKDGLFNRFISLVSAIFMPVLGILTASGVLKGLLALFVACAWLSKSSGTYLLLFTASDALFYFLPMALGYTAGKKFGGNPLFTMAIGGALVHPQALRAFEAAKDPGTAALDFLGLPVTLMNYSSSVMPILFAAWVSCQVERRLRPRLHDSVRNILTPLACLILVVPLTFILIGPLATWASQTLAGGIQVLYGFMPMLAGAALGAGWQVLVIFGLHWGFIPLFYNNLSALGYDTLTPMLIPAVLGQAGAAFGVMLRSRDAKKRALAGSAVTSGLFGITEPAIYAINLPAKRPFIFGCVGGSLGGLFVGYVQAKKYSMGLASIFSFAQLIPDSGIDYTVWGAIAGSLLAASLAALLTFFFGQPKAEAAAAATTEPPTAVDAASSYQVLSPIHGQPQALNTVPDPAFASGVLGKGVAILPHSGRVVAPFGGRVKSLFHSCHALALVADDGTEMLIHIGINTVKLDGRHFNAHVRTGDAITAGDLLLEFDRAAIAEAGFDMTSLVLISNPGCPQVQPLTMAEVAELAPLLAVSR, via the coding sequence ATGGACATACTCGCCAAGCTGATCGTCGCGGGAGTGGGCGGCAAGGACAATATTCTGAGCCTGGTGCACTGCGCCACCCGTCTGCGCTTCAAATTGCGCAACCCAGGGCTGGCCCATGCCGAAAGCTTGAACAGCCTGCCCGACGTTCTCATTGCGCTGGAGAGCGGCGGGCAATTCCAGGTGGTGATCGGCAACCGGGTGGCGGAGGTCTATGCCGAGATACAGCCGCTGATGGGTGCCCAGGAGGACGCCGATAAGGAAGAAAAGGATGGGCTGTTCAATCGTTTTATCAGCCTGGTATCGGCCATCTTCATGCCCGTCCTGGGCATTCTTACCGCCTCCGGTGTTTTAAAAGGGCTGCTGGCTCTGTTCGTGGCTTGCGCTTGGCTGAGCAAGAGCAGCGGCACTTATTTACTCTTGTTCACCGCCAGCGACGCCTTGTTTTATTTCCTGCCGATGGCGCTGGGCTATACCGCCGGCAAAAAATTTGGCGGTAATCCTCTGTTCACCATGGCGATTGGCGGCGCCTTGGTGCATCCACAAGCGCTCCGTGCTTTTGAGGCCGCCAAAGACCCGGGGACGGCGGCTTTGGATTTTCTCGGCCTGCCCGTGACCTTGATGAATTACAGCTCCTCGGTGATGCCCATCCTGTTTGCGGCCTGGGTCAGTTGCCAAGTCGAGCGTAGGCTCCGTCCACGCCTGCATGACTCGGTGCGCAACATCCTGACGCCCCTGGCCTGCCTGATCCTGGTTGTGCCGCTCACCTTCATTCTGATAGGACCGCTGGCCACTTGGGCCAGCCAAACACTGGCGGGCGGCATTCAGGTCTTGTACGGCTTCATGCCCATGCTTGCGGGCGCCGCCTTGGGCGCGGGCTGGCAGGTCTTGGTGATCTTCGGCCTGCACTGGGGCTTCATCCCGCTGTTCTACAACAATCTGAGCGCGCTGGGCTACGACACCTTGACGCCCATGTTGATCCCCGCTGTTTTAGGGCAGGCTGGCGCAGCCTTTGGGGTGATGCTGCGCAGCCGCGACGCCAAAAAACGCGCCCTGGCCGGCTCGGCGGTCACGTCCGGCCTGTTCGGCATTACCGAACCGGCCATCTATGCCATCAATTTGCCGGCCAAACGCCCTTTCATCTTCGGCTGCGTGGGAGGCTCGCTAGGCGGCCTGTTTGTCGGCTATGTGCAGGCAAAAAAATACTCGATGGGTCTGGCCAGCATTTTTTCCTTTGCTCAACTCATTCCCGACAGCGGCATCGACTATACGGTTTGGGGAGCGATTGCCGGCAGCCTGCTGGCGGCGAGTCTCGCCGCGCTGCTCACTTTCTTCTTCGGCCAGCCCAAGGCCGAGGCGGCGGCCGCCGCGACGACAGAGCCTCCAACCGCGGTCGATGCCGCATCGTCTTATCAAGTCCTTTCCCCGATTCATGGCCAGCCCCAGGCGCTCAACACGGTACCGGACCCCGCCTTCGCCAGCGGCGTGCTGGGCAAGGGCGTGGCTATCTTGCCGCACAGCGGTCGGGTGGTGGCGCCGTTTGGCGGCCGGGTCAAATCCCTATTCCACTCTTGCCACGCCCTGGCGCTCGTCGCCGACGACGGCACCGAAATGCTGATCCATATCGGCATCAACACCGTCAAGCTCGATGGCCGCCACTTCAACGCCCATGTCCGGACTGGCGACGCCATCACGGCGGGCGATCTGCTGTTGGAGTTTGACCGCGCCGCCATTGCCGAGGCCGGCTTCGACATGACCAGCTTGGTGCTGATCAGCAACCCCGGCTGCCCGCAAGTGCAGCCTCTCACCATGGCCGAGGTGGCGGAGTTGGCGCCTCTGCTGGCCGTCAGCCGTTAA
- a CDS encoding glycoside hydrolase family 1 protein, with protein sequence MTLFPADFLWGGALAANQAEGAYLADGKGLSTSDVLPQGVFGPIAQRVAGDSGLKDQAIDFYHRYPEDIALFAEMGFSCLRVSIAWSRIFPQGDEDAPNEAGLAFYDRLFDEMAKHGIQPLVTLSHFEMPYALTQRHGGWASRQTIAFFEHYARTVFARYRDKVKYWLTFNEINMALHAPFTGVGLPPDSGKQAIYQAIHHQLVASARTVKACHELIPGARIGNMLLGGVRYPLTCRPEDVQEALRQNRKWLFFGDVQARGAYPAYMQRFFREAGIALDIRAADLDDLRATVDFISFSYYMSGCASADPTVGQQANGVLGMVPNPHLPSSEWGWQIDPQGLRYLLNLLYDRYQKPLFIVENGLGARDEVTPDGRIHDPYRIQYLNDHLLQAAEALDDGVELLGYTSWGPIDLVSASKAEMSKRYGFIHVDLDDQGQGSLERRRKDSFYWYRDVIRSRGQTLKPAG encoded by the coding sequence ATGACATTGTTTCCCGCTGATTTTCTATGGGGCGGCGCTTTGGCCGCCAATCAGGCTGAAGGCGCTTACCTGGCCGACGGCAAAGGCCTGTCCACCTCGGATGTGCTGCCGCAAGGGGTGTTTGGCCCCATCGCCCAGCGCGTGGCCGGCGACAGCGGCCTCAAGGACCAGGCCATAGACTTTTATCACCGCTATCCGGAGGACATCGCTCTGTTCGCCGAGATGGGTTTTAGCTGCCTGCGCGTGTCCATCGCCTGGAGCCGCATCTTTCCCCAAGGCGACGAGGACGCGCCCAACGAGGCCGGGCTGGCGTTTTATGATCGCCTGTTCGACGAAATGGCCAAGCACGGGATTCAACCCTTGGTCACGCTGTCGCACTTCGAAATGCCCTATGCGCTGACCCAGCGACACGGCGGCTGGGCCAGCCGCCAGACCATCGCCTTTTTTGAGCATTACGCCCGCACCGTATTCGCCCGCTATCGCGACAAGGTCAAATACTGGCTGACCTTCAATGAGATCAATATGGCGCTGCACGCGCCGTTTACCGGTGTTGGCCTGCCGCCGGACAGCGGCAAGCAAGCGATTTACCAAGCCATTCACCACCAACTGGTGGCTAGCGCCCGCACCGTCAAAGCCTGCCATGAACTGATACCGGGCGCCCGGATCGGCAATATGTTGTTGGGAGGCGTTCGTTACCCGCTCACGTGCCGGCCGGAAGACGTGCAGGAAGCTTTGCGGCAAAACCGAAAGTGGCTGTTCTTTGGCGATGTGCAGGCAAGAGGCGCTTATCCGGCCTATATGCAGCGCTTCTTCCGCGAGGCAGGCATCGCGTTGGATATCCGCGCTGCCGACCTTGACGACCTGCGCGCCACCGTGGATTTCATCTCCTTCAGCTACTACATGTCCGGCTGCGCCTCAGCCGATCCCACAGTGGGCCAACAGGCAAACGGCGTGCTGGGCATGGTGCCCAACCCTCACCTGCCCAGTTCGGAATGGGGCTGGCAGATCGACCCGCAGGGCCTGCGCTACTTGCTCAATCTGCTTTACGACCGCTACCAGAAGCCGCTGTTCATCGTGGAGAACGGCCTGGGCGCGCGCGACGAGGTGACGCCGGACGGCCGCATCCACGACCCCTACCGCATCCAATACCTCAACGATCACCTGCTGCAAGCGGCCGAGGCCCTGGACGACGGCGTGGAACTCCTTGGCTACACCAGTTGGGGGCCTATTGATCTGGTCAGCGCCTCCAAGGCGGAGATGTCCAAACGCTACGGCTTCATCCACGTCGATCTGGACGACCAAGGCCAAGGCAGCCTGGAGCGTAGGCGCAAGGACAGCTTTTACTGGTATCGAGACGTGATACGCAGCCGGGGACAAACGCTTAAGCCGGCCGGCTAA